CCCTTTAAAATTTGAGGATGTGAAACTTTTTTATTGGTGACTAATGATTATGAACGTTAATATAATCTTAATACCAGTTATTCCTTAAATATTTGACAAAATAAGAATGGTCAACTCCATTAATTGGGTTGATATCGGTTCAATTTGTTtggatttttttacattttttgaaTCATCCATCATAATTCAGTTCGGGTGAGTTTGGTTCtcgatttttttataatattttattttgatactttagacttattttgataaaatgaatattgaatattatttgataaaattttaagattttttataaatatttctaaaaaaacaataatattttcaaaacttttaaattattttaaatataaaatatttattttatatcataaaaatttaaatcaattatatgttaaataaaaaaTCGATTCAATTTAATTTCGAATAACCATAATTTTTAATTTGCATCTAATAAATTGTTTAAATACCTACAACTAACTCAATTTTTTTCATTGGCTTaaaattgactcaattaaatcCTCGCACGTGCTTACAAAATTTTATCTAAATAAactaattttatttcattaattctaataattaaatatttaaagcaaACTAAACTACCTTTTTAATTTTCGTCCAAAGAAAACTACCATTTTAATTAGATAATATATTATGTATAGTATTTACATAAGGAAAAATATTTAATACATACGATAAGTAAGATTAAAAGATTGATAAGTATTgtataaaagtataaaaaatattaaaaacataaaaataaatacattgaCGCAATATAAAAAAATCACCAAATTCTTGTTCCTTCTGCTTTTTAATTAAAAGTAGAACAATTTGTGGATAACTTTGATCAAATTGAATTGATTGTAGCTTCATTCACACTTCAACCTAAAAACCATTGAATTACATTTTAGATGTTAGTTGCAGTTAACCCCACAATCTTTAGGGAAAATTTTAAAGCAACTTCTTCTCCAAAATTACAAGGCAAGGCCTGTTGTTTCCAAGTCCTAAGTAAGTAAGCAACAAGAatcaaaatgaaattttttttagataaatataaattttcatttggagcatcaaaaataaaataaaaattataatttaaacacTATCATTACTCATTTTAATCACTTTCGTTATTCCTAAGTAAAACAgatttatttatatattcataTACAAAAGACTAAgacaagaataaaaaaaaaaaagaaaaaaagcacatggatataaaatttaattaacttGAAACACATATTTTAAAGGAAGTCCAGTTATACTGTTTGAAGTATGAAGTTGGTGAATACAATGAGGTAGCATCCCAAGAAGTCAACATAATCCGCCTTTACTTGACTTATCATGCCCATTTTCCTAATCTCAAAGCAATTCAGGCCTAACTCCATGGTTTGAAAGTCAAATTCCAATTTCACACACTCAACTTTATACCCTCAGAAGCTGGAGGATGAAAAACAAATTGTGTGCAAAATGGAAATGAAGAGAGAGCAGTTGGAGGACTGTGAATTTCATGAGTTGGGGGATTTTACATTTTCTTAATATTCAGATTTTGAAATGTCAAACCTAGCTTTTAATCATTTGGGGTTGCTGGTCAAGATTAAGTTCATTACTTGGATACTATATTGAGTTAAGAAGATAACAATCATCactttcaaatcattttaatTCTAATTAATTTGTTGCTCTACCATGATTTCCTGTCAAAATATTTGTCCCTAACTTAGATGCACTGTTGTGACCAATTAAATATttcttataaataaaattatagttACAAAAGACTTAAAATAAAAGATAACTAAATTTAGTGAAATAATCAAAGTTTTTTTATTACTGGTTTTCAATTCTCATTGGTTGAACTTTTCATTTATGATTCAACTTATTAATCTAGTTCAACAACATGTATGTTTAGGcaaatttcatttagaaatttaataATAGATTAAAATTtaatgcatatatgaaattaaaatgaaattaaaataattaaaatacaaatgATAAATTAGTtagcttttatatatatatatatatatatataacaaatcaTAAATTAGTTGGTTGTTACACTTGAAAGGctccaaatttaaattttagaaatgAGAGAAaggtatttatataaattttaaaatattttgataaattaaaacaTTCTTTAATATTTTAATCTTTAAGATAGGAGaaagattttaaatattttatttattcagtTGATGGTTGCATtgcttttttctatttttcaactAAAACTTAATTAAGTTTTGGGAGAATTATGGAGCCCATATTTGTAAGCCCAACTGAAATACTTGAAAAGGGAAATGAAGGCCTTTCTAGAAATTTATAAAAGAAGAATTAGCCCAAGCTCCATTAAAATGGAACTAATGCCACTTATTACCTCGCCTACTTGGTTTGGTTAACTAACCCACTCAATGATCCATATATACAACACCACCACCATATCTTCTCTTCTCGCCTGTTTTTGCTTCATCTCCTTTCCCAGAATCTATTACAGGAGCAAAAAGAAGAAATCAGAGAAAGGTTAAAGAGAAACAGAAACAGAGAATTTGCACTAATAATTTGGGCGAACAATACAATACAAAACAAAACCTATTTTTTGTTCTTCTCTGGGATGATACCCTTTCTTCACTGTAAGAAATCTCCTTCTTTTGCTTTATCTTGTTTCTTTTTTGTTCATACTTGGTAATTGGTTTCTTTTTTTGTTGGGATTTTCTGGGTTTTTTTAGGAAAGATTATAGCGTATCTGTTTAGCTTTTCAAGGTCAGGCAACCAATTTCTCTCGCAGTTCATTTTTTCCCTTTCATATGACATTTCTTCTCCTACTCTTAACAAACAGAAAACACCCAGACTTTATTTTCATCATCTCTTTGATTTTCACGGCATAAACCACCCAAATTGGTTTTCCGGGGAATTTCTTTTTCGAAAAATCAGtttttattattcttattttcTTCAACCGCAATTGGATTTTGGGTCTttctttaattaaaaaaaaaactttattgcTCTTCAGCTTTGATTTTATTGGATGTAAGAAAATTGaaacttttttttaatttgttcttATTGGTTTAATGACAGAGATGGAGAAAGAAGAGAGGAGCCAAAGAACATGCAAAACAATAGAGCCGGAGTTGTTTTTACAGTGGGGGAATAGAAAGAGGCTAAGATGTGTGAGAGTTAAAGACCCTCAAAAAATCTCTCATAAATCCAATACTATAATTCGTAGAAGAATCACTTCTCGGCTTTTAGATAAAGAATCCTCTCCTTTTTCTCAATTCAATCCTCGTCTGACTAGGTATGAACATCAATTCTTTCTtggaattttcaaaaaaaaaagtcatgttttattttTCTTGGCTCCTTTTGTTTGTTTGGAAAAAATAtgagattttttttgttttcaagcTTTTTCTCGTCTTTTTggggaattttttaaatttaattttacccATTTTCTTTGATTTCTGAGAAGCTCTTAGGTTGGGAGGGAGGGGAAAGAGATTGAATGTTGTTTTTTTCGCCCTTCCCCAAAATTAGCTGGGCATGGCTATGGGTTCTTTTCCGGGTAAAAGAGAAAaggcatatttatttattttttctcagAAGCCATCTACCAGTGTTAAGGATTTTCCGGGAAAATGACTCAATAAGGTTGTGGGACTCGTTGTCCCCTGTTTGGTTGATCGGATAGGGGAAGTTCCTACTTGTCTGCTTTATACCATTTTAGTTCTCTGACTGCTATTTTTGGTCTCTTAGCAACCAAACATGGTGTTAAGAAATTTCCCATATAAAACTTTTATAATTGAAATAAGCAAACTGGTATAATGGTGAAATTTACTCTTTTTGTGTGTTTGATTGTAGGAATTCAGAAGCATCTATACTGCGGTCAGATCACCGGAAAGCGGCGTCACCAGAGAAGGAAGACAGGTACTACACAACAAGAGGGTCAGCAGTGGGATTGGTGGATGAGAACGGGAAGATTGCAGTGGATAGCAATAACGGAGAGGATAACAAAGGGGTAGCGTGGCCAAAGCTGTATATCACATTGTCAAGCAAAGAAAAAGAGGAGGATTTTATGGCAATGAAAGGGTGTAAACCCCCTCAGAGGCCTAAAAAGAGAGCCAAGATTATCCAAAGGAGCTTACTTGTAAGTAAACATTGTTGTATTTGAAGCATATATGTAGGCTCcatatatataatttttggtgTAAATTTGACATGTATTGGTTGGTTGTGGTGGCAGCTGGTGAGCCCTGGGGCATGGTTGACTGATATGTGCCAAGAAAGATATGAAGTTAGGGAAAAGAAGAGTTCTAAGAAGGTAACATATGATTTGGTTTCTCTTATTTTGCATTTCCTACAATGCaataattttttatgttattattcatGTTTCTGATGTGGGGTTTTGGCATGATGCAGAGACCAAGAGGATTGAAGGCCATGGGAAATATGGAAAGTGATTCAGATTGAAGATAAATCAATGGCAGCAGCAGGGCCCTTTTTCTTTTCTGATATTTTTTGGGGGAATATTTTTGGAGTTGATGTTAATGGGTTGGAGAAAAATATAGAGAAGTTAAAACATGGGTGTGCTTGCTGGGGTTTGTTTGGTGTATAGATGTTtgatatttttcatatatatataaatcagaATGAGAATAATTATTGTTTTTGGATAAATATTAGTAATTTTGGCAACTATGATATCCCATAAGATTATGTTTTGTACTTCATATTAAGCATGCAGTGAGATGAGGCAAAAAAATTGTGTCAAGTTTGATGGGTGGAATCACCCATATGACAAAAGATGAGTGTGTATGTGATATAAGAAGGTAGCATTTGTCAGGACTG
This is a stretch of genomic DNA from Gossypium arboreum isolate Shixiya-1 chromosome 11, ASM2569848v2, whole genome shotgun sequence. It encodes these proteins:
- the LOC108470816 gene encoding uncharacterized protein LOC108470816, with the translated sequence MEKEERSQRTCKTIEPELFLQWGNRKRLRCVRVKDPQKISHKSNTIIRRRITSRLLDKESSPFSQFNPRLTRNSEASILRSDHRKAASPEKEDRYYTTRGSAVGLVDENGKIAVDSNNGEDNKGVAWPKLYITLSSKEKEEDFMAMKGCKPPQRPKKRAKIIQRSLLLVSPGAWLTDMCQERYEVREKKSSKKRPRGLKAMGNMESDSD